One Candidatus Methylomirabilota bacterium genomic region harbors:
- a CDS encoding response regulator, producing MDDRTNGGHRLDADLSGVHVLIVEDTPDSREVLRVLLEYCGAEVRTAESAEEGKRLLGEERPDVMLSDIAMPDNGIELIRAVKASADERDLQIPVIAITAYRDRRPELLAEGFDELLEKPLDPVILCCAVKRHIH from the coding sequence ATGGACGACCGGACGAACGGTGGGCACAGGCTGGACGCCGATCTTTCGGGCGTCCACGTCCTGATCGTCGAGGACACTCCCGACTCGCGCGAGGTCCTGCGCGTCCTCCTCGAGTACTGCGGGGCGGAAGTTCGCACCGCCGAATCCGCCGAGGAGGGCAAGCGCCTGCTCGGGGAAGAGCGTCCCGATGTCATGCTGAGCGACATCGCGATGCCGGACAACGGCATCGAGCTGATCCGAGCCGTCAAGGCATCCGCGGACGAGCGGGATTTGCAGATACCGGTGATCGCCATCACTGCGTACCGCGATCGTCGCCCGGAGCTGCTCGCCGAGGGCTTCGACGAGCTGCTCGAGAAACCACTCGATCCGGTGATCCTGTGTTGCGCGGTGAAGCGGCATATTCACTGA